CTTCGGGACTTCGGGACTTCGGGACTTCGGGACTTCGGGACTTCGGGACTTCGGGACTTCGGGACTTCGGGACTTCGGGACTTCGGGACTTCGGGACTTCGGGCGATAACTACATCTAAAAATAATTTACAATTTGAAAAACTCCTTTGGAGTTTTTATTTGGCGGCTCAAAGAATTGGGTTGTCTTTGTTTATTTTGATCAAAAAAAACATCTTTATTATAAATTTTAGGAGGTTGCTTTATGTGTAAATTTATTAAGGTATTGCAGGTTGTGTTAGTTGTTGCTGTAAATATGTCGATTTTTGCGCAAACTTTAGTATTTAACGAAACTGCTGCTGGCAATCACGGTTCCCGCACTTTTTACGGTCCCGCAGAAATTGAGATTTATATCTTTGGGGCAGGAGGAGGGGGACAAGGTGGGCACGCTCATACATTTTCCTCGACCAAAGGACGTGGCGGTGGCGGTGGTAGCGGAGCTGCGGTTTATATGAGACTTGCTGTAGCAAACACGATTACCTTTGAGGACATACAGGTCGGCGCAGGTGGTGCAGGCGGTTCTTGTTTTTTACAAAGTTTTGGTTCGTGGCAATCAGGCTCTACGGGAAATTCTGGCGGAGCATCATCTATTCGTATTGGTAATACAAATATTGTAGCAGGCGGTGGTACCGGCGGCGGTGGTTCAGGGCAAAATTTAAATGGTGGAAATGGTGGTACGTTAAGCGCGCCGGTTATTTCTGGTGTAGCTGTCATAGAATATAAAGCAATACACGGAAATTGGGGTGAAAACGGAATCAACAATTCGTCGTATGGTGGATATGGCGGTAGTGCTGTGTCAATAAATGATAATTCAGCGGGTAGCGGTGGATGTGGCGATTATGACTGTAATATGTGGGTTGGAATAGGGGACAGCGGCGATAACGGTAAGATTGTAATTATAATTACAAACCATACTGTATTGCCTAACGCAATTCCGCTTTTAGCAAATGCTGTTGCTCCTATTGATGTTCAACATTTTACAGGGTCGGCGATTATTCCGCTTGTTAAAATTAGAGACGGATTGGTTTATTTGGAAAGAGATGTAGATTATGTTGTTGTTTACAGTAATAATGTTAATATCGGAACAGCAACAGCAATTATAACGGGGATCGGTAATTATACAGGAATGATAACAGTAGATTTTGAAATCGTTTTAACAGGGATAAATCTTATAAATATTGATTGGGGTGAAAAAAGGGAATTTGTATTTAACGGACAACCACAATCACCGACTGCAATTGTTAACGGTTTTTCAATAAGAATAGAAGGAGAACAAATAAATGCGGGAAGTCATACAGCTGTTGCTGAATTAGCGGGAAACTATCCAAATGTTATGCTGAGAAACCCTTTTATGCCATATTTAATTACTCCGAAACCACTTACTGTTGATTGGAACGAAAACGCAGTATTTGTCTTCGACCGCACTGTTCAATACCCTCGTGCAACCGTAAGCGACGGCGGCGTGGATATTCCTCTTTCTTCGTATTTGGACGTAAACAATTTCGGAATAAATGCAGGAAGACATTTTGTAGTCGCCGAAATAATCGACCAAAATGTCGCTCGAAATTACACATTAAGCAACCGTCGCCACGGATTTGAAATCGAAAAACGTCCGATTAGCGTTGCTATCGGCACAACTACAGGCGTAAATTTACTGCCGAGCAATACAGCAAGAGATACAATAATAGTTACTCCAAGTTTCTTTGACAATCGGGTAGATTTAGAAAATCTTATTGCAACGCTTGTAGATTTAACGAACTTCTCCCGCGACCCAAACACCAACCAATACGACGACATAAGCGTTTTTGGCGATGCCCGTCCCACGGTAAGAATTATAGACCCTGAAGCCGAAATCGAAGCTTCATCGCGCTTCGGACGTTCGGACGACCTTGTAAGATACCGATTATATTTGCTGAGAATAGAAACCGAGGGAATGCTTGCAGTGAATTACCAGATCGGAGCAACGGAATTTTTTATAAGAACGGAAGAGTTTCGTCCAAGTTTTATTCGTCAAAATACCTCGCGGGATAACCGATACGGGATTATTCTCGAAAATGCGGTTGTATCGGATTTTGCGAGAATTTCGGTAATTACCCCCGAACAAGCAACAGTGAATTTGGCGATTTTCGATAATTTGGGCAATGTGGTGTTTTCGACCGTAGAGACAAGGCATGCCTTGTCTAATAACACCGAATTTACGTGGAATTTAACCAACCAATCAGACAGATTTGTCGCCAACGGCACATACATGATTATCGTCGAGGCAGTCGGTATCAGCGGAAGAAGATATTTGTATTCGGCGAGGGTTGGAGTAAATCGCTGATTTTAACGTAGGGGCAAATCATCATTTGCCCTTATTTTCAATAGCCACAAAAAAAGGGCGCCGAAAAATATCTTTCGCCACCCTTTTAAAAAGAAAATATACAAGAAAATTAAATGTATTTTTCTACTTTCGCAACGCAGGCATCGATGGAAATAAGTTCGGGGAATTCCGTTTCGGGGATTTTTACGCCAAAATTCTTTTCTATACCTGCCAAGATTTCCAAAAGAGCCATTGAGTCTAAACCCAAATCCTCTACTAAATGCGCGCTGTCGGTCACTTTGTCTTCGTCGATGTCCATATCTTCTGCGATATTGACGATGATTTCGCGAATTTTGCTCTTAATTTCTGCTGTTGTAGCCATTTCACACTCCTTTTCTTTAAATATTTATTGTGCTTTTTTTATTACCATTGCCGCGCAGTTCCCGTCGGGAGAACACGATAATACTACCGCATAATCTTTTTCTATGGGATGTTCCTGCTTTCTTATCAAATTTATGCCTTCCACCTTTGAATAACCGTCGGTGAAAATCGGCGATACTTTCTTTTTCTGCAAATCTGCGATTGCCGCCGCAACGGATAACGCTCCGCTTGCGCCCCACGCTTCTCCGAATTTTTGCTTGTAGCACGCAACGGGCATTTCTTCGCCGAACACTCGCGTAATAACCCTTGCGTGAGCCAAATCGCTGGATAAACTGTTTGCGGAAGAAGCGACAAAGGCAATGTCTTCCGCTGAAATTTTTGCCTTGCGAAGCGCTTCTCTGACGACATATTCCATAACGTCGCCGTCGATATTTGTGCCGTATTTGCCGCCATTAGGGTCAAATCCGCTTGAATATCCTTCTATTGTTGCGATTGGTTTTCTGCCGTTCTTGTCTGCGTATTTTGGGTCTTCTACCAAAAACATTCCCACGCCCTCGCCTAAAATATAACCCTGCGGCGTTTGTGAAAACGGACGAATTCTGCTGTCTGCTGAAAGGTGCCCGTCGGCTATTGCCGCGCCGAACATATATACGGAAGCTTCTTCGAGCCCTGCGTATAAAATAGACGGCAAATACCCCTGCGCAATGTGGTCGCAGGTATAAATAAGCCCTTCAAGTCCCGACGAAAGTCCTGTCGAAAGCGTTCCCGAAAGGTTTTTTATGTTGTAGCGAATATTTGCGTTTCCTGCAGGGGAGTTCATAACCGTGTTTCCGAAAAGTCCGGGATTAACCGCATCAACGCCGTAGCGAATTGAGTCGGTGATGAAATTTCCGATTGACTCGACCGAGCCGAAAGCCGTGCCGACCATAAGACCGGGGCGCTCTTCGTCGCTCAAACTTTCCAAATATTCTTTAAAGCCTGTTTCTATGCCCGCCATAAGAATTTTTGTCGCTTTGTCGAGCGTGCGCAAACCTTTTTTGCCCAAAATTTCTTTAGGCTCAAAGTCGGGGGCGGTAAAAATATACTGCTCGCTCGGCAAATCAAACATTTCAAAACTCTGAACTTTGCTCGGCGCGATATCGTTTGCAAGGTTTTTTTTCATTGCGTCAAAGCCAATTCCCAAACTGCAAATCGTGTTGATTTTCGTAATTACAAATCTTGACATTTTTTATTCCTCCCCTTCGTATTTTTTGAGGACGATTGCCGATGTGTTTCCGCCGAAAGCGTACGCGTTAGATATAATAACCTTTAATTCCGCGTCGCGAGCGGTGTTTGGCACATAATCCAAATCGCAGTCGGGGTCGGGCGTTTGGTAATTTATCGTCGGTAAAATTTTGTTTTCTTTGAGCATTAAAAGGGAAGCCGCCGCTTCTATAGCGCTTGCCGCTCCCATTGTGTGTCCGAGCATTGATTTGAGCGACGACATCGGAATTTTATGCGCGTTTTCGCCGAAAACCATTTTGGCTACGGTTGTTTCGGCTTTGTCGTTGGCGGGCGTTCCCGTTCCGTGCGCGCAAATATAACTTACGTCTTTTTTGCTGATTTTTGAATTTGCTATCGCGCGCTCCATTGCCAAAATTCCGCCTGCGCCTTCGGGGTGGGGAGCGGTCATATCGTGCGCATCACAACCCAAGCCGTATCCCAAAACCTCGCCGTAAATTTGCGCTCCGCGAGCAAGCGCGCTTTCCAGAGTTTCCATAACCAAAATTGCCGCGCCTTCCGAAACCGCCATTCCGACCCTGTTTTTGTCGAACGGTCTGCAAACGTCCAAGGTTGTCGCGAGCAAGCGGTTAAATCCGCAGAAAGCGATAGTTGCAAACGGGTCGCTTCCGCCTGCAAGCGCATAGTCGATACGTCCCATTCTCAGCAAATCGAATGCGTATCCGATAGCCCAGTTTCCTGCGGCGCACGCCGTGGGTATGAGCGTTGTCGGTCCTTTTGTTCCCAAATAGCGCGCAACGTTTGCGGGAATTGTGTTTGCAGGATATTTTAAACTTTCGCCTTTTGCTACGTCTTTAAGGATTTTATCTTCTTTGGTGAATTGGCTCAGAATGTTTTGAATTACTTGCGGCTCGCCCATAGTTGTTCCTATCGAAACTCCTACTCTGTGCAGATTTACGCTGTCGTCGAGCTTCAGCTTTGCGTCGTCGAGCGCCATTCTTGCCGCGGCTACCGCGAACTGTCCTGCTCGTCCCATTGCTTGGACTTCTTTGCTCGCAAGATAGGTGTTCGGGTCAAAATCTTTGACTTCACCGCCTGTTTTGCTGCGATATTCGCTTGTGTCAAATGATGTTATGGGCAAAACTCCGTTGGTGCCTTTTACGGCAGCGTCCCAGAATTTCTCCTTGCCTGTTCCAATCGGGCTGATTATCCCCATTCCGCTGACTACCACTTTTTTTGGCATATTTACTCCGTTTAGTAAAAAGTCGATGTTCGGTACAATTTGCCATAAAATAATAAATAATTCGCCGTTAAGTCAAGTTTTTCCGTTGATTGCACTAATTTGCGTTTGTTTGCAATTCTCTCGAGGCGTTGCAAGAAGCGCTTACGCTAACATATAACTTGCGCGAGAAAGTGTGCAGAAATTATATTTATGGTTAAAATCTTGCAAAATTAGGAGGAAAGTTTGATAGAAGGTATTATTCTACTTATTATATTGACGGCGATAAGCGGTGTTCTTTCGTCTTTGGAAATTGCGCTCAGTTCGTCGAATAAAAACAAAGTTAAGGCGCTTGCGGAAGACGGAGATAAGTCCGCTCAACGGCTTTTTTCCGCGATGAAAAATCCGGGGAAGTTTTTTGCCACGACCCAGCTTTACATAACTTTTATAGCGTATTTTATGGGTGCGTTTGCCGCGGCTTTATTCACCGAGCCTCTTGCGCAGTTTGTTTTATATTTCGGATTGCCTGTCTCCGAGAGTTTGACGGAATTTGCGGTATTCTTGTTTATAACCGCCACTCTTACGTATCTTGCGCTTGTCTTTGGCGAACTTGTTCCAAAACGCATAGTTGTTCAGCATCCTATGTCTTTTGCGCTTAAATCGATTGGTTTTCTGAATTTTCTTTCGGCTGTCGGAATGCCGTTTGTAAAATTGCTTTCGTTTTCTTCGACGATTGTTCTTGAGATTATGGGAATTAAGGATAAAGCCAATCCGAATGACATAATTACCCGTGAAGACGTCCGTATGATGGTGGAAGCAAGCGGCGAACACGGGCATATTGCCGAAACCGAGCAGGATATGATAGAAAATATTTTTGAATTCGACAAACTTACCGCCAACGACGTTTGTACTCACCGCATAGACGTAGTCGCGCTTCCGATAGACGCGGATTACGAGCAGATTATAGATGTTTTTCTTAAAGAGCATTACTCGCGCCTTCCGATTTACGAGGAAAGCCTGGACAATGTTGTCGGCATTCTGCATCAAAAAGACCTTATGCCGTATCTTGCGCAAAAAACCGACGCTCCCTTTGATTTAAAGTCTTTATTACGCGAGCCGTATTTTGT
This Chitinivibrionia bacterium DNA region includes the following protein-coding sequences:
- a CDS encoding beta-ketoacyl-[acyl-carrier-protein] synthase family protein, with protein sequence MPKKVVVSGMGIISPIGTGKEKFWDAAVKGTNGVLPITSFDTSEYRSKTGGEVKDFDPNTYLASKEVQAMGRAGQFAVAAARMALDDAKLKLDDSVNLHRVGVSIGTTMGEPQVIQNILSQFTKEDKILKDVAKGESLKYPANTIPANVARYLGTKGPTTLIPTACAAGNWAIGYAFDLLRMGRIDYALAGGSDPFATIAFCGFNRLLATTLDVCRPFDKNRVGMAVSEGAAILVMETLESALARGAQIYGEVLGYGLGCDAHDMTAPHPEGAGGILAMERAIANSKISKKDVSYICAHGTGTPANDKAETTVAKMVFGENAHKIPMSSLKSMLGHTMGAASAIEAAASLLMLKENKILPTINYQTPDPDCDLDYVPNTARDAELKVIISNAYAFGGNTSAIVLKKYEGEE
- a CDS encoding hemolysin family protein, which codes for MIEGIILLIILTAISGVLSSLEIALSSSNKNKVKALAEDGDKSAQRLFSAMKNPGKFFATTQLYITFIAYFMGAFAAALFTEPLAQFVLYFGLPVSESLTEFAVFLFITATLTYLALVFGELVPKRIVVQHPMSFALKSIGFLNFLSAVGMPFVKLLSFSSTIVLEIMGIKDKANPNDIITREDVRMMVEASGEHGHIAETEQDMIENIFEFDKLTANDVCTHRIDVVALPIDADYEQIIDVFLKEHYSRLPIYEESLDNVVGILHQKDLMPYLAQKTDAPFDLKSLLREPYFVLSSKRTDELLQEMRKKMICMAVVVDEYGGMTGIVSTDDLVESIMGSIKDEYDDEEIPEISPVDENNFRIQGSASLGSVQDFLQIALPTDDYETLSGFLVGLLGYIPQEGETPQISYENFNFKVEIVEEKRVAVALASRNLD
- a CDS encoding acyl carrier protein, producing the protein MATTAEIKSKIREIIVNIAEDMDIDEDKVTDSAHLVEDLGLDSMALLEILAGIEKNFGVKIPETEFPELISIDACVAKVEKYI